A single window of Drosophila suzukii chromosome 3, CBGP_Dsuzu_IsoJpt1.0, whole genome shotgun sequence DNA harbors:
- the LOC108008055 gene encoding uncharacterized protein isoform X4 has protein sequence MVTCKVDSQTAVAVPKMNPVRTRGKPAGSNSNSNSSGFRLLDGDQLENNSSVSRNSIYKLKIDLMFDDSRSMRSSRLDDPRGSHRTRSIIMYGRSELASTSGDTPRSLSSFLQENGQSAKVLAEAAKKDVQRISNSVQAQIEQMFTDVAKDATSSFEVTCLGSLPLKDKVTSLQGLQEPLRQLYLSEVTNKHKLNSGSLDICATGLRVKVSALAISSGAGAPEESDALITPFHNIAVWSAVKFVISDDDGGAAFLPLITDPENIDKTALFQPLSSSEKLAVEHSIHVHAPIFAVVMRSASSPKVLECHGFICKSTEDAIVIAATLYQSLMAHVSTSSRRNTQRRTPRQQNGVSCISIASSSALASSNYLSRSQIIPSASGRRSSFRGSTGGGGGAPSRSGRKKRVSNSSLSSHSNVINETAELETSTEERRRKSHKSKRAPPVPTTVPGSGAHRPGGGGGGPSRNGSIVCGNGHVNRLHQNAHPGKKSSELPSGCGDVAPANGDILTRVAIPRSGSFLNTGGLTRYKSRAARRHSGKLGGGGGGGGGELFNEFRLHENLHSLDDILYAIIDADGMSFNDLKPIYKEFLLKLAVTLTQDELFQRSKNIMRRQKKKKQKRKASVNGSQKTKSSFFGTKSLKKVFQLGQFRSCRGKLTKPVVKESTLDSQRKRQISPPIIIGPPISHSHAQQQHQRNRAATSGSDVSVVRNEHTQGLNRNSSSGYVSCSECSYDSESCACASADRCYCSLRTEHLNHKLRQKNERNMALATPTRKPANGGVLPQNVAGATGTNRHSLISCRSDDKCYCSMVEEEPPSSMERDSANNTHTETTTSCDSDSCVSASKCYCKRTHRRQRSSAAAAISEDSLSQQQRKSRPGNAGAGAARKGKPSEKLGLDYELFSISGSGQSVQPHEALSVKKSVEAAAVFADMKLSQTTDIKSLCPPKGPGSRVGNGSCRSHASSRRSSYRTRESFSTDRLSGGLPLPMPLSKGVGLGGVGGGSADNLLANLKAMEARAASIRSSASRSRMGSYQSMRAVSASLEDSLGYLP, from the exons ATGGTCACCTGCAAGGTGGACTCCCAAACCGCGGTGGCTGTTCCCAAAATGAATCCGGTCCGGACACGCGGAAAGCCCGccggcagcaacagcaatagcAATTCTTCCGGCTTTCGGCTCCTGGACGGCGACCAGCTCGAAAACAATTCGAGTGTCAGCCGCAACTCGATCTACAAACTGAAGATCGATCTCATGTTCGACGATTCCAG ATCCATGCGAAGCAGCCGCCTCGACGATCCCCGGGGATCGCATCGCACTCGCTCCATCATCATGTATGGGCGCAGTGAGTTGGCCAGCACATCGGGGGACACGCCCCGCTCCCTCAGCAGCTTCCTGCAGGAGAACGGGCAGTCGGCCAAGGTGCTGGCCGAGGCGGCCAAGAAGGACGTGCAGCGGATCAGCAACAGCGTGCAGGCCCAGATCGAGCAGATGTTCACGGACGTGGCCAAGGACGCGACCAGCAGCTTCGAGGTCACATGCCTGGGATCGCTGCCGCTGAAGGACAAGGTGACCAGTCTGCAGGGTCTGCAGGAGCCACTGCGGCAGCTGTATCTCAGTGAGGTCACCAATAAG CACAAGCTCAACTCCGGATCGCTGGATATCTGTGCCACCGGTCTAAGGGTGAAGGTCAGCGCCCTGGCCATCTCAAGTGGTGCGGGTGCTCCGGAGGAGAGCGACGCCCTCATCACGCCCTTTCACAACATTGCCGTTTGGTCGGCTGTGAAGTTCGTCATATCGGATGATGATGGTGGCGCCGCCTTTTTGCCCCTGATCACCGATCCCGAGAACATTGACAAGACTGCCCTGTTCCAGCCACTGAG CTCCAGCGAGAAGCTGGCGGTGGAGCACAGCATCCATGTGCACGCGCCCATCTTCGCGGTGGTCATGCGCTCGGCCAGTTCGCCCAAGGTGCTCGAGTGCCATGGATTCATCTGCAAGAGCACCGAGGACGCCATCGTGATTGCGGCCACTCTGTACCAGAGCCTGATGGCCCACGTGAGCACCAGTTCGCGGCGTAACACCCAGCGGAGGACTCCGCGCCAGCAGAACGGGGTTAGCTGCATCAGCATCGCCAGTAGTTCAGCCTTGGCCAGCTCCAACTATCTGTCCCGCTCCCAGATCATCCCCAGTGCGAGTGGGCGGCGCAGCTCCTTCCGCGGAAGCACCGGAGGGGGTGGTGGTGCTCCATCCCGATCTGGACGGAAGAAAAGGGTCTCCAATAGCTCCTTGAGCTCGCACAGTAATGTGATTAACGAGACTGCCGAGCTGGAAACCTCGACGGAGGAGCGTAGGCGCAAGTCGCACAAGTCGAAGCGGGCTCCTCCAGTTCCCACGACGGTTCCTGGTTCCGGAGCTCACCGACCcggcggcggaggaggaggacctTCCCGGAATGGCAGCATAGTATGCGGCAATGGTCACGTGAACCGACTGCACCAGAACGCTCATCCTGGCAAGAAGTCTTCGGAACTACCTTCGGGATGTGGGGATGTGGCTCCCGCCAACGGAGACATCCTCACAAGGGTAGCCATTCCCAGATCCGGCAGCTTCCTCAACACCGGAGGATTGACCCGCTATAAATCCCGGGCAGCGAGACGCCATTCCGGCAAACtgggaggaggaggaggcggcggAGGAGG CGAACTGTTTAACGAATTTCGCCTGCACGAGAACCTCCACTCGCTGGACGACATCCTGTACGCCATCATCGACGCCGACGGCATGTCCTTCAACGACCTGAAGCCCATCTACAAGGAGTTCCTGCTCAAGCTGGCCGTCACGCTCACCCAGGACGAGCTCTTCCAGCGCTCCAAGAACATCATGCGGCGccaaaagaagaagaaacagAAGCGCAAGGCCAGCGTGAATGGGTCGCAG AAGACAAAGAGCAGCTTTTTCGGCACCAAGAGTCTGAAGAAGGTCTTTCAGCTGGGCCAGTTCCGCTCGTGCCGCGGCAAATTGACCAAACCGGTGGTGAAGGAGTCCACCCTGGACAGCCAGCGCAAACGGCAGATAAGTCCGCCCATCATCATCGGACCGCCCATCAGCCACAGCCAcgcccagcagcagcaccagcgGAATAGGGCGGCCACCAGTGGCTCCGATGTCTCCGTGGTGCGGAACGAGCACACCCAGGGACTCAACCGAAACAGCAGCAGTGG ATACGTCTCCTGCTCGGAGTGCAGCTACGACTCCGAGTCCTGCGCCTGTGCCTCCGCCGATCGCTGCTACTGCAGCCTGCGCACGGAGCACCTGAACCACAAGCTGCGTCAGAAGAACGAGCGCAACATGGCcctggccacgcccacccggAAGCCCGCCAACGGAGGTGTCCTGCCTCAGAACGTGGCAGGTGCTACCGGCACCAACCGGCACTCGCTGATCTCTTGCCGCTCCGACGACAAGTGCTACTGCTCCATGGTGGAGGAGGAGCCGCCCAGCTCAATGGAGCGGGATTCGGCCAACAACACGCACACGGAGACCACCACGTCCTGCGACTCGGACAGCTGTGTGAGCGCCAGCAAGTGCTACTGCAAGCGGACCCATCGCCGTCAGCGATCCTCGGCAGCGGCGGCCATCAGCGAGGATTCACTTTCGCAGCAGCAGCGCAAATCCCGGCCAGGAAACGCGGGAGCTGGAGCTGCACGCAAGGGCAAGCCCTCGGAGAAGTTGGGCCTGGACTACGAGCTCTTCAGTATCAGCGGAAGTGGCCAGTCGGTGCAGCCCCACGAGGCACTCAGCGTGAAGAAGAGTGTGGAGGCGGCGGCGGTGTTCGCGGACATGAAGCTCAGCCAGACGACGGACATCAAGAGCCTGTGCCCGCCGAAGGGACCGGGATCACGGGTGGGCAACGGCAGCTGCCGATCGCACGCCTCCTCCAGGAGGTCCTCGTACCGCACCCGCGAGTCCTTCAGCACGGATCGCTTAAGTGGAGGACTGCCGCTTCCAATGCCCCTGAGCAAGGGCGTGGGATTGGGCGGAGTGGGCGGCGGGAGCGCCGACAACCTGCTGGCCAACCTCAAGGCCATGGAGGCCAGGGCCGCCTCCATTCGCAGCAGCGCCAGCAGGAGCCGCATGGGCAGCTATCAGTCGATGCGGGCGGTTAGCGCCTCTCTGGAGGACTCGCTGGGGTACTTGCCATAG